The Prosthecochloris marina genome window below encodes:
- a CDS encoding sulfate/molybdate ABC transporter ATP-binding protein encodes MIVASLKKQLEGAGGTFVLETDVTIEQGGITAIAGPSGSGKTTFLRMLAGLTSPDEGLLEVVGEVWFRKDTGKKTQVNLKPQQRRVGVVFQGYALFPHMTVLGNLLYASRDREMAEKLLNMVGLLQLKHARPSNLSGGQKQRVALARALMQRPRILLLDEPLSALDESMKTLLQDELLKVNKELGVTILIVTHDSSEMYKLCDRVLLFEMGRIAADTSPRKLFVERQTTQKFAFKGEILEIRAVDAVYIAVVAIGNNLVEVVIDSDEKEGLQSGDSVIVGTKAFNPTVRKFASKDFDISRL; translated from the coding sequence ATGATCGTCGCTTCATTGAAAAAACAACTCGAAGGTGCTGGTGGGACGTTCGTGTTGGAAACCGATGTTACCATCGAGCAGGGGGGAATAACTGCCATTGCAGGTCCTTCGGGGAGCGGAAAAACCACATTTTTAAGAATGCTTGCGGGGCTTACTTCTCCAGATGAGGGGCTGTTGGAAGTGGTCGGCGAAGTTTGGTTTCGAAAGGATACCGGGAAAAAAACGCAGGTGAACCTGAAACCGCAACAGCGAAGGGTAGGGGTTGTTTTTCAAGGGTATGCTCTTTTTCCGCACATGACTGTTCTTGGAAATCTGCTCTATGCATCCAGGGACAGGGAAATGGCTGAAAAGCTTCTGAACATGGTCGGTTTACTACAGCTTAAACATGCAAGGCCGTCCAATCTGTCGGGTGGTCAAAAACAACGGGTGGCCCTTGCCCGTGCGCTAATGCAGCGGCCTCGCATTCTTCTGCTTGACGAGCCACTGTCCGCGCTCGATGAGTCCATGAAAACACTTTTGCAGGATGAACTGTTGAAGGTTAACAAGGAGCTTGGAGTAACGATACTTATCGTCACGCACGATTCAAGCGAAATGTACAAGCTTTGTGATCGTGTTCTTTTGTTTGAGATGGGGCGCATTGCTGCCGATACTTCCCCCCGAAAGCTCTTTGTTGAAAGACAGACAACCCAGAAATTCGCATTCAAGGGCGAGATTCTCGAAATAAGAGCGGTCGATGCCGTGTATATCGCTGTTGTAGCAATCGGTAACAACCTCGTCGAAGTCGTGATCGACTCGGATGAAAAAGAAGGGCTTCAGTCAGGAGACAGTGTTATTGTCGGTACGAAAGCGTTCAATCCAACTGTGAGAAAGTTTGCTTCGAAGGATTTTGACATTTCGAGGCTTTGA
- the modB gene encoding molybdate ABC transporter permease subunit — MNSGFDIQPFLLSFRLAAITTVMLFIISVPLAWKLSQTRSRSKPFVEALVSMPIVLPPTVLGFYLLVFLSDRSPLGGFIKEILGLDLVFTFEGVLVASCIYSFPFMLQPLQSGMEQVPVKLLEASYTLGKSKFNTLFHVILPNIKPSLLTGLIITFAHTVGEFGVVLMVGGSIQGETRVASIAIYELVELLDYRTAHIYSLILIAFSFIVLMSVYILNHRKKSTG, encoded by the coding sequence ATGAATTCGGGGTTTGACATACAACCTTTTCTGCTTTCGTTCAGGTTGGCAGCCATAACTACGGTAATGTTGTTCATCATTTCCGTTCCACTTGCCTGGAAACTCTCTCAAACCAGATCCAGGTCAAAGCCTTTTGTCGAGGCACTTGTCAGCATGCCCATTGTGCTGCCTCCCACTGTGCTTGGTTTTTATCTTCTTGTTTTTCTGTCCGATAGATCGCCTCTTGGTGGATTCATCAAAGAGATACTCGGGCTTGATCTTGTTTTTACTTTCGAAGGAGTTCTTGTCGCTTCCTGCATTTACTCGTTTCCGTTTATGCTGCAGCCTCTTCAGTCGGGAATGGAGCAGGTGCCGGTGAAACTTCTGGAGGCATCATATACGCTGGGAAAGTCGAAGTTCAACACGTTGTTTCATGTGATATTACCGAATATCAAACCATCGCTGTTAACCGGACTTATTATAACGTTTGCTCATACCGTAGGGGAATTCGGGGTAGTACTTATGGTTGGGGGCAGTATACAGGGAGAGACAAGGGTTGCCTCGATAGCGATCTATGAACTCGTCGAACTGTTGGATTACCGAACGGCGCATATCTATTCTCTTATTCTGATCGCGTTCAGTTTCATTGTACTGATGAGCGTCTATATCCTCAATCACCGAAAAAAGAGCACTGGTTGA
- a CDS encoding TOBE domain-containing protein produces MNSIRAKVVGIESSENLHRVMLSAGNQIFTVITLELADDYTVGAMVDIRFKSAHVALAKNITGEVSIANRLQATVHDMQKGKILVDMQLESDAGNFYALTTTEAVERMRIVPGDVVTALMKASDLYLSRVEGA; encoded by the coding sequence ATGAACAGTATACGGGCGAAAGTGGTCGGGATAGAGTCCAGTGAAAATCTGCACAGGGTGATGCTGTCGGCGGGAAACCAGATTTTTACCGTAATAACCCTTGAGCTTGCAGATGACTATACGGTCGGTGCAATGGTCGATATTCGTTTTAAGTCGGCACATGTTGCGCTCGCAAAAAACATTACCGGTGAGGTGAGCATTGCAAACCGTCTGCAGGCAACGGTGCATGATATGCAGAAAGGGAAGATACTTGTCGACATGCAACTCGAGAGTGACGCGGGAAACTTTTATGCTCTTACAACAACTGAAGCGGTTGAGCGGATGCGTATTGTGCCTGGAGATGTTGTGACTGCTCTCATGAAAGCAAGCGATCTTTATCTTTCAAGGGTGGAGGGTGCATGA
- the modA gene encoding molybdate ABC transporter substrate-binding protein — MEKKNGFMLFTLLLAFVLMLSCAGEERKKVKQDVLHIAAAANLSYVIPELVDVFEREYGEGAGMDIRVTKASSGSLTAQIRNSAPFDLFLAADTGYPRALYRDSLTVGEPVVYAAGIPVMVYRPEVEGDVGVACLTDPSVEKIAVAQPDLAPYGKAAIEILSGSGVLQQVEGKLVYGISITQTFQHVITAADAGFIAASLLHGEGGRELKKAGMEWIEFPLDAYDPEGLQQAMVLLDPSNATAVAFFKFMQGEKAEEILKKNGYRIE, encoded by the coding sequence ATGGAGAAGAAAAACGGTTTCATGCTGTTCACATTATTGCTTGCATTCGTGCTGATGCTTTCATGTGCAGGCGAGGAGCGTAAAAAGGTTAAGCAGGATGTTCTGCATATCGCTGCAGCGGCAAACCTAAGCTATGTTATCCCCGAGCTTGTTGATGTTTTCGAGAGAGAGTATGGTGAAGGTGCAGGCATGGATATCCGGGTGACGAAAGCATCGAGCGGTAGTCTGACGGCGCAGATTCGAAACAGTGCACCGTTCGATCTGTTTCTCGCGGCAGATACCGGTTACCCTCGGGCACTCTACAGAGATTCACTCACAGTTGGCGAGCCAGTAGTCTATGCGGCAGGGATTCCTGTAATGGTGTATCGGCCGGAGGTCGAGGGTGATGTCGGTGTCGCATGCCTGACAGATCCATCGGTTGAAAAAATTGCAGTTGCACAACCCGATCTTGCTCCTTACGGTAAAGCGGCAATCGAGATTCTTTCAGGTTCAGGTGTTTTGCAACAGGTGGAAGGCAAGCTTGTATATGGAATATCGATAACCCAGACTTTTCAGCATGTCATTACAGCAGCCGATGCAGGTTTCATTGCCGCTTCCCTGCTGCATGGAGAAGGTGGCCGGGAGTTGAAAAAAGCCGGTATGGAATGGATCGAATTTCCACTGGATGCATACGATCCGGAAGGATTGCAGCAGGCAATGGTTCTTCTGGATCCCTCCAATGCGACTGCAGTTGCTTTTTTCAAATTTATGCAGGGAGAGAAGGCGGAGGAGATACTGAAAAAAAACGGATACCGGATCGAATGA
- the lpxB gene encoding lipid-A-disaccharide synthase, with protein MRDKKLFVLAGEVSGDLHASEVVKVVHEQCAGLRVFGTGGKRLRALGADLLYDVDDLSIMGFVEVLKQGFFLRKVMSDLKRKISVEKPDVALLVDYPGMNLVMAEYLHRLDVPVIYYISPKVWAWKEKRVRKIREYVDHLMVIFGFEVEFYRRHGMEAEFAGNPVVEEVEKHHLPPKEDFLRKHGIMEEQMLIGLLPGSRKQEIAFVFPEMLRAAEMLQKKYNVVFLLGKASHVNGRLYDDYCRDSRVRLVDCSAYEVMKYSNLLLVTSGTATLEALCFGVPMIVLYKTGWLNYAIGKRLVRLHSISLANLVTKGLYLREQVVPELLQDDMTAEKIFEKASYLLDNDKAAWEMHQELLAAKERLGVASPSKKVASAICRYV; from the coding sequence ATGCGAGATAAGAAACTGTTTGTTCTTGCAGGAGAGGTTTCAGGCGATCTCCACGCTTCGGAAGTGGTGAAGGTTGTTCATGAGCAGTGTGCTGGACTGAGAGTTTTCGGCACAGGAGGTAAACGATTACGTGCACTCGGTGCCGATTTGCTCTATGACGTCGATGATCTCAGCATTATGGGCTTTGTTGAGGTTCTCAAACAGGGTTTTTTTCTTCGAAAGGTAATGAGCGATTTGAAGCGGAAGATTTCGGTGGAAAAACCTGATGTGGCGCTGCTCGTGGATTATCCGGGAATGAACCTCGTCATGGCCGAGTATCTTCATCGTCTCGATGTTCCTGTTATCTATTATATTTCCCCAAAGGTCTGGGCATGGAAAGAAAAGCGGGTCAGGAAAATCAGGGAGTATGTCGATCACTTGATGGTGATTTTCGGTTTTGAGGTCGAGTTCTATCGACGTCACGGTATGGAAGCGGAGTTTGCCGGTAACCCTGTTGTAGAGGAAGTCGAAAAGCATCATCTCCCACCGAAAGAAGATTTTCTTCGTAAGCATGGTATAATGGAAGAACAAATGCTTATCGGTCTTCTGCCCGGTAGCAGAAAGCAGGAGATAGCGTTTGTATTTCCCGAAATGCTCAGGGCGGCAGAGATGCTGCAGAAAAAATACAATGTGGTGTTTTTACTCGGCAAGGCCTCCCATGTCAATGGTCGTCTCTATGATGACTATTGCAGGGATTCCCGGGTTCGGCTTGTCGATTGTTCGGCATATGAGGTAATGAAATATAGTAATCTATTGCTGGTTACATCCGGAACTGCAACGCTTGAGGCTCTTTGTTTCGGAGTACCGATGATCGTTCTCTATAAAACAGGTTGGTTGAATTATGCTATCGGAAAGCGTCTTGTCCGCTTGCACAGCATTTCTCTTGCGAATCTTGTAACGAAAGGGTTGTATCTGAGGGAACAGGTTGTTCCCGAGTTGCTGCAGGATGATATGACCGCTGAAAAAATTTTCGAAAAGGCATCGTATCTCCTCGACAACGATAAAGCTGCTTGGGAGATGCATCAGGAACTGCTTGCAGCAAAGGAGAGGCTGGGAGTGGCATCTCCCTCGAAGAAGGTTGCATCTGCAATCTGCAGATACGTATAA